A genomic segment from Gracilinanus agilis isolate LMUSP501 chromosome 1, AgileGrace, whole genome shotgun sequence encodes:
- the LOC123256680 gene encoding ubiquitin domain-containing protein TINCR-like, with translation METLRRSLSRWKRYHIQVHVSEEDLLLPLTVRPADTVSDLRAQLVRQGVSSWKKAFYYNAKRLGEQDTLREVNVQNGSVLLLVSDSRCQGERGGRPGPLLWWGM, from the coding sequence ATGGAGACCCTGCGCCGCAGCCTGTCCCGCTGGAAGCGCTACCACATCCAGGTGCACGTGTCCGAGGAGGACCTGCTGCTGCCGCTGACGGTGCGACCGGCAGACACCGTGAGCGACCTGCGAGCCCAGCTAGTGCGCCAGGGAGTCTCGTCCTGGAAGAAGGCTTTCTACTATAACGCCAAGCGGCTGGGCGAGCAGGACACCCTCCGCGAGGTCAACGTGCAGAACGGCTCTGTCCTGCTGCTCGTCAGTGACTCCAGGTGCCAAGGGGAGCGAGGGGGTAGGCCTGGGCCTCTGCTCTGGTGGGGAATGTAG